A single genomic interval of Dyella sp. GSA-30 harbors:
- a CDS encoding LysR family transcriptional regulator, translating to MNRLSDMQLLVDAADLSSLSAAGRRAGLSPAAASACLQRIEAMLGARLFERTTRQLRLTDEGRSYIASCRIAIETMKEAERVVRSGTDAVSGTLRISAPSDLGRNLLVYILDRFMDLHPDVRIVLTLSDSLSRFVPDDIDVAIRVGPLENSDLVARHLADSWRVVCASPTCIETHGIPKHPEDLAELPSLVLTTNAGPRNEWRLGEDVVRVRRYHESTDSEVIRTWAVLGRGFAYRQLWAVMSDVREGRLMLVNAPAWSAPTPIHAMYHPNVFQPPRVRRFVDFLHAELARRLPSVAEQSMVFPFKSLE from the coding sequence ATGAACCGCCTTAGCGACATGCAACTCCTTGTCGATGCGGCCGATCTGAGCAGCCTGTCGGCTGCCGGTCGACGGGCAGGGCTCTCGCCTGCTGCAGCCAGCGCCTGTCTGCAACGAATCGAGGCCATGCTCGGCGCGCGGCTCTTCGAACGTACGACCCGGCAATTGCGCCTGACCGATGAAGGGCGCAGCTATATCGCGTCCTGTCGGATCGCCATCGAGACCATGAAAGAAGCCGAGCGTGTGGTTCGCAGCGGCACCGATGCTGTAAGCGGCACGCTGCGCATATCGGCGCCTTCGGATCTGGGACGCAACCTGCTGGTCTACATCCTGGATCGTTTCATGGACCTGCACCCGGATGTGCGCATTGTTCTGACACTGTCGGATTCGCTCTCGCGTTTCGTGCCGGATGATATCGACGTGGCTATCCGCGTCGGCCCATTGGAGAACAGCGACCTGGTGGCGCGTCATCTTGCCGATAGCTGGCGCGTGGTCTGCGCTTCGCCCACGTGCATCGAGACCCATGGCATACCGAAGCATCCCGAGGACCTCGCTGAACTGCCGTCACTGGTACTCACCACGAACGCCGGGCCTCGAAATGAGTGGCGTCTCGGGGAAGACGTCGTGCGGGTCCGGCGATATCACGAGAGCACCGACAGCGAAGTCATACGTACCTGGGCTGTGCTCGGTCGCGGCTTTGCTTATCGTCAGCTTTGGGCGGTGATGTCGGATGTACGCGAAGGCCGGTTGATGCTCGTCAACGCGCCCGCATGGTCAGCACCCACACCCATCCATGCGATGTACCACCCGAACGTGTTTCAGCCACCGCGTGTACGCCGGTTTGTCGATTTTCTGCACGCCGAGCTAGCGAGGCGGCTTCCGTCTGTAGCAGAGCAATCCATGGTGTTTCCATTTAAATCGCTGGAATGA
- a CDS encoding lipocalin-like domain-containing protein, protein MSRAKLLLLASLLAPLAASPVLAATPAQAGAMKHRDAAGDHMMVPKELIGAWTLVRCDNVYPDGHRVELYGPNPEGMWLIDAQGDYMMQIVRAKRMPFAVNDKSKGTPDEYRAASMDSNAHFGHVSANGTVMHSQILHASFPNWDGKGGDTNYTITDDELTYTVAKPSSGAAEGAHGEVVWRRVRS, encoded by the coding sequence ATGTCACGCGCCAAACTCTTGTTGCTTGCCTCCCTGCTTGCCCCACTGGCTGCTTCGCCCGTCCTGGCCGCCACCCCGGCCCAGGCTGGGGCGATGAAACACAGGGATGCTGCCGGCGACCACATGATGGTGCCGAAGGAACTGATCGGAGCCTGGACCCTGGTCCGCTGCGACAACGTCTATCCGGACGGGCATCGCGTGGAGCTCTATGGCCCTAACCCGGAGGGTATGTGGCTTATCGATGCACAGGGCGACTACATGATGCAGATCGTGCGGGCAAAGCGTATGCCCTTCGCCGTAAACGACAAATCCAAAGGGACCCCGGACGAGTACCGTGCCGCATCGATGGACAGCAATGCCCACTTCGGCCACGTCAGTGCCAACGGTACCGTCATGCACAGCCAGATCCTGCACGCATCGTTCCCAAACTGGGACGGTAAGGGCGGCGACACGAATTACACCATTACCGACGATGAATTGACCTATACCGTGGCCAAGCCGTCCAGCGGAGCAGCTGAAGGAGCACACGGCGAGGTCGTATGGCGGCGCGTTCGCTCATAG
- a CDS encoding response regulator transcription factor has translation MDSPTIGQPPPLIHVAIVEDDLGFSRALAEAIASAQDIRLAGTAGTRAEGLSLLQGEPTDVLLVDLGLPDGSGIDVIKAAVRLWPSCSVMVSTNFGDEVHVIRSIEAGASGYLLKDSTPARIVDEIRSVASGGSPISPIIARQVLARFRQIKTGDAARTTAPEETQLLLSAREKEVLELITKGFTANEIAKLMSLSPFTVRSFVRRIYSKLNVTSKAEAIYEARNQGILDG, from the coding sequence ATGGATTCACCGACCATCGGCCAGCCACCGCCCTTGATCCACGTTGCCATCGTGGAAGATGACCTGGGCTTCAGCCGTGCGCTGGCTGAGGCGATAGCGAGTGCGCAGGATATTCGGCTTGCCGGCACCGCTGGTACCCGCGCTGAAGGGTTGAGCCTGTTGCAGGGCGAGCCCACTGATGTGCTGCTGGTGGATCTGGGTTTGCCCGATGGCTCCGGTATCGACGTCATCAAGGCCGCCGTGCGGCTGTGGCCCAGCTGCAGCGTCATGGTCAGTACCAACTTCGGCGATGAGGTCCACGTCATCCGCTCGATCGAGGCGGGTGCATCGGGTTATCTGCTGAAGGACAGCACCCCCGCCAGGATCGTCGACGAAATTCGCAGCGTGGCCAGCGGCGGCAGCCCGATCAGCCCCATCATTGCGCGGCAGGTGCTCGCCCGATTCCGGCAGATCAAGACCGGGGATGCAGCTCGAACGACCGCGCCGGAGGAAACACAGTTGCTGCTGTCGGCACGCGAGAAAGAAGTGTTGGAGCTGATCACCAAAGGCTTTACGGCCAATGAAATCGCCAAGCTGATGTCCTTGTCGCCCTTTACTGTGCGAAGCTTTGTGAGGCGCATTTACAGCAAGTTGAACGTGACATCCAAGGCGGAAGCAATCTATGAGGCCAGAAACCAGGGGATTCTGGACGGCTAG
- a CDS encoding ATP-binding protein, whose translation MLAAVGALLSLAVSGIQRSGESLHLTHASWQEVETPGFSTAPVSLDSRGLPDAWHDTALPLAMHPVSQAEGAKAGAARITWVRVPVDGQPSTTKSLSLYGARLKTDGPIDIYINGKLMYRGQQRGQQWSSLFTPLWVGSEPGMGDVPMREILIRLEHTPQYAVAVSSLWLGPADALRGRYEIRQWLQRGLPAMLNAAFLAVGVFALFVWFRRRHETGYLLFFNLSAIAFVAHLHYYVDLPIAQDWFGWLVLNSICWGLTAVHFFLRHLHRHPLRWLSRAMVAATVLIGVATLPLPWALSGTAPVLAAIYAIELLMAMVVGIVGGVSTWRASREGRLVVVAIAVCVLLGMSDWMLHNNVVGPEGWFLGAYTNGVTFVFFGLLMYRRYVSAIEEVERINASLAERLRLREIELEQSHQRLREIEQRQLLSDERQRLMQDMHDGLGSSLISAIRSVEQGRMSDTEVSQILKDCMDDLKLAIDSMEPVEADLLLLLATLRFRLEPRMEGANVALIWDIKELPPLAWLDPSSALNILRIVQESVANTLRHTRATIIRMTTAVEGAGVQIAIEDNGQGFDVATALRRSNGRGLQNQQRRAQSIDGRVTWLSGETGTRFTLWLPLERRS comes from the coding sequence ATGCTGGCTGCGGTAGGCGCACTCCTCTCCCTGGCGGTTAGCGGCATCCAGCGATCTGGCGAGAGTCTGCACCTGACGCACGCCAGTTGGCAGGAAGTGGAAACGCCCGGCTTCAGTACAGCGCCTGTCTCATTGGACAGCCGCGGCTTGCCGGATGCGTGGCATGACACGGCGCTACCCCTTGCCATGCACCCGGTCTCGCAAGCCGAGGGTGCCAAGGCCGGCGCGGCCCGCATCACCTGGGTCAGAGTGCCCGTGGACGGACAGCCGTCTACAACAAAGTCGCTGTCGTTGTATGGCGCGCGCCTCAAGACCGACGGCCCCATCGACATCTATATCAACGGCAAGCTGATGTATCGGGGGCAGCAACGCGGCCAGCAATGGAGCAGCTTGTTCACCCCGTTGTGGGTAGGGTCGGAGCCAGGCATGGGCGACGTGCCGATGCGGGAAATTCTGATCAGGCTTGAACACACACCGCAATACGCGGTCGCCGTGTCCTCGTTGTGGCTGGGCCCTGCCGATGCCTTGCGCGGCCGTTATGAGATCCGGCAGTGGTTGCAGCGTGGATTGCCGGCCATGTTGAACGCGGCATTTTTGGCGGTGGGCGTCTTTGCCCTGTTCGTGTGGTTCAGACGTCGCCATGAAACGGGCTATCTGCTGTTCTTCAACCTGTCCGCTATCGCCTTTGTCGCACACCTGCACTATTACGTGGATTTGCCGATTGCCCAGGACTGGTTCGGCTGGCTCGTGCTCAATTCCATATGCTGGGGACTCACGGCAGTACATTTCTTTTTGCGGCATCTGCACCGTCACCCGCTGCGCTGGCTCAGTCGAGCCATGGTGGCGGCGACCGTGCTGATTGGCGTCGCCACCCTGCCGCTCCCCTGGGCCTTGTCCGGTACGGCACCGGTCCTGGCGGCGATCTACGCAATCGAATTGTTGATGGCCATGGTGGTGGGCATCGTGGGCGGCGTCAGTACCTGGCGTGCCTCGCGGGAGGGACGCCTGGTAGTCGTGGCGATCGCCGTCTGCGTCCTGCTCGGCATGTCCGACTGGATGTTGCACAACAACGTCGTCGGTCCGGAAGGCTGGTTCCTGGGTGCGTACACCAATGGCGTCACCTTCGTCTTCTTTGGCTTGCTGATGTATCGACGTTATGTGAGTGCTATCGAAGAAGTGGAACGAATCAACGCCAGCCTCGCCGAACGACTACGCCTGCGTGAGATCGAACTGGAACAAAGCCATCAGCGGCTGCGCGAGATCGAACAGCGCCAGCTGCTGAGCGACGAACGCCAGCGTCTGATGCAGGACATGCACGATGGGCTCGGCTCCAGTCTGATCAGCGCCATTCGCTCGGTGGAGCAAGGCCGCATGAGCGATACCGAGGTATCGCAAATACTCAAGGACTGCATGGATGACCTGAAGCTGGCGATCGACTCGATGGAACCGGTCGAAGCCGATCTCCTACTATTGCTGGCCACCCTGCGTTTCCGATTGGAACCCCGCATGGAGGGCGCCAATGTTGCATTGATCTGGGACATCAAGGAACTGCCCCCACTGGCCTGGCTGGACCCGTCAAGCGCGCTGAACATCCTTCGTATCGTCCAGGAAAGCGTGGCCAACACATTGCGCCACACGCGCGCCACCATCATCAGGATGACCACCGCCGTCGAGGGGGCCGGCGTACAGATCGCCATTGAAGACAACGGTCAGGGCTTCGATGTTGCGACCGCCCTTCGGCGAAGTAACGGACGTGGCCTGCAGAATCAGCAGCGTCGTGCACAGTCGATCGACGGGCGGGTTACGTGGCTTTCGGGAGAAACGGGCACGCGATTTACGCTGTGGCTGCCGCTGGAACGCAGAAGTTAG
- a CDS encoding asparagine synthase C-terminal domain-containing protein: MLKATITLSDLALNADWINDSIMVGESQITPFPHRMLEVLFVRTDGQWFMAVRERLASRAPDALAAKRDVDIETFNRLYQECLLWPLDYVMIEVAQAGCRMKVRAGVFGTVPLYFRTFGDQVMLSWDPGDLLVGPLAIDVEMASHRLALHSIYAARQLSVGVTLLTERGLLYVEPGKVSYRYPSPVEETAPSPLPKGRDAMAAFGEHLQRIVSMRPKGKGQVAAELSGGMDSATVACALAESREGVESLGILLDGDTRQSQEQRRQRIANRLGLRDYTVEMADYPPAADVRPAPGQTPRLYWEYYLEPSMALWAQSRARGCDTLFTGIGGDELFPYYLDETQAAHVEAWQSETPHYVEQLLTPRAWNAANSLHHFEAPASPVPASVLLAHASRTPDMLRHGFWPINPLSSPNLVTFCHRLPTEHRQGREVMRQYLRSHLGEEIFSQGYVKESFAHVLPDVIARHASAIAAQLRECVLADLGMVQPKAALELLDRVATTREPVPTAVLVSFLWLERLARQVS, translated from the coding sequence ATGCTCAAGGCCACTATCACGCTGTCCGATCTCGCGCTGAATGCGGATTGGATAAATGACTCGATCATGGTGGGCGAAAGCCAGATCACTCCCTTCCCGCATCGAATGCTCGAAGTACTTTTTGTGCGCACGGATGGCCAATGGTTTATGGCGGTTCGGGAGCGCCTCGCATCCAGAGCGCCCGACGCATTGGCCGCAAAGCGAGACGTCGATATCGAGACGTTCAATCGCCTTTATCAGGAATGCCTGCTCTGGCCACTCGACTACGTCATGATCGAGGTCGCACAGGCGGGATGTCGGATGAAGGTGCGGGCAGGCGTTTTCGGCACCGTGCCGCTGTATTTTCGAACCTTCGGCGATCAGGTCATGCTCTCCTGGGATCCGGGCGATCTGCTGGTTGGGCCTTTGGCCATCGACGTAGAGATGGCAAGCCATCGCCTTGCGCTTCATTCGATCTATGCGGCGCGCCAACTCAGCGTCGGTGTCACGCTGCTTACCGAGCGTGGCTTGCTCTATGTCGAACCGGGCAAGGTCAGTTACCGGTATCCGTCGCCGGTAGAAGAGACGGCTCCATCGCCCCTGCCGAAAGGCCGCGACGCCATGGCGGCGTTCGGCGAGCATCTGCAACGCATCGTGTCCATGCGACCCAAGGGAAAAGGGCAGGTGGCGGCGGAGCTGAGCGGCGGCATGGACTCGGCCACGGTGGCCTGCGCCTTGGCCGAATCGCGTGAAGGAGTAGAAAGCCTGGGCATTCTTCTGGACGGAGATACGCGCCAAAGTCAGGAGCAGCGCCGTCAACGGATCGCAAACCGGCTTGGCCTGCGCGATTACACCGTGGAGATGGCCGATTATCCGCCGGCTGCCGATGTACGGCCTGCGCCCGGCCAAACACCCAGACTCTATTGGGAGTACTACCTCGAACCTTCCATGGCGCTCTGGGCACAGTCGAGGGCACGGGGATGCGACACGCTCTTCACTGGCATCGGTGGCGACGAACTGTTTCCGTATTACCTGGATGAAACACAGGCAGCGCATGTCGAAGCGTGGCAAAGCGAAACGCCGCACTACGTCGAGCAACTACTCACGCCACGCGCATGGAACGCTGCAAACAGCCTGCATCATTTCGAAGCTCCGGCCAGCCCCGTGCCAGCGAGCGTGCTACTGGCGCATGCATCGCGCACTCCCGATATGCTCCGGCACGGTTTCTGGCCGATCAATCCACTGAGCAGCCCCAATCTTGTGACCTTCTGCCATCGATTGCCGACAGAGCATCGCCAGGGCAGGGAAGTCATGAGGCAATACCTGCGCAGTCATCTGGGTGAGGAAATCTTCTCGCAGGGTTACGTCAAGGAAAGCTTCGCGCATGTGCTTCCCGATGTGATTGCCCGGCATGCCAGCGCTATTGCCGCGCAACTGCGCGAATGCGTTTTGGCCGACCTGGGTATGGTTCAGCCCAAGGCGGCACTCGAATTGCTGGATCGGGTAGCCACCACGCGTGAACCCGTGCCCACGGCGGTGCTGGTGTCATTTCTCTGGCTGGAGCGGCTTGCTCGGCAGGTGAGCTGA
- a CDS encoding asparagine synthase-related protein: MLKADIALPDLSHDPQWRDDAIVLGDSRITPHAHPSLEAWLVRTKGQWFAIVRERTASADAAAAARDVDNEEFQRLYRQCLLWPLDYVMIEAAQMGCRMKVRAGVFGSLPLYCRATQNSVKLSWDVTDLATEPLAIDAEIASHRLAMNTVYSARQLGVGIQLLTERASFEVEPGRASYRYPTPAAETSPMPLPAGRDALSMFDELLQRAVSVRPMAANRISLELSGGMDSASVACALAKRHGPVASRGILLDGHVRQPQVQRREQIAKRLGLFDDTVEMTAFPPDLDIQRPVLSKSLSREYYLEACSALWSKARVQGHDVLFTGIGGDELFPSYLDEVQKQDPSTTGREHEVRHYAMQLLTPHARSAATSLRSFDAPPSPVSSTALLAHACRAPDLVRHGLWPVNPLSDPGLIAFCHRLPREHRQGRELIRQYLQAHLGDEVFPSNYTKETFAGVFPELISHHASSLAAQLGDCALADLGLVDQRAALSLLELVAATKASAPTTAFTSFLWLERCVRELH, encoded by the coding sequence ATGCTCAAGGCCGATATCGCTTTACCGGATCTATCGCATGACCCGCAGTGGCGGGATGACGCCATCGTGTTGGGAGACAGTCGAATCACGCCTCATGCGCATCCGAGTCTTGAGGCATGGCTGGTACGGACGAAAGGCCAATGGTTCGCCATAGTGCGGGAGCGCACAGCATCGGCAGATGCAGCTGCTGCGGCGCGCGATGTCGACAACGAGGAATTTCAAAGGCTTTATCGACAATGCCTTCTGTGGCCCCTCGACTACGTCATGATCGAGGCCGCGCAGATGGGCTGCCGAATGAAAGTGCGTGCCGGTGTGTTTGGCTCGTTACCACTTTACTGTCGCGCCACTCAGAACAGCGTCAAACTCTCTTGGGACGTTACGGATCTGGCCACCGAGCCTTTAGCGATCGATGCGGAGATCGCCAGCCATCGTCTTGCGATGAACACGGTCTATTCGGCGCGACAGCTGGGTGTGGGCATTCAGTTGCTGACCGAGCGTGCTTCGTTTGAGGTGGAGCCGGGCAGGGCAAGTTATCGGTATCCCACGCCAGCGGCGGAGACTTCTCCCATGCCGTTACCCGCAGGACGCGATGCGCTGTCGATGTTTGACGAACTCCTGCAGCGAGCCGTGTCGGTCAGGCCGATGGCGGCGAATCGAATATCGCTGGAGCTGAGCGGCGGCATGGATTCGGCCAGCGTGGCCTGTGCCTTGGCGAAACGCCACGGGCCGGTGGCAAGCAGGGGGATCTTGTTGGATGGCCACGTTCGCCAACCGCAAGTTCAGCGCCGGGAGCAGATTGCGAAGCGACTGGGCCTGTTCGACGATACCGTGGAGATGACGGCCTTTCCGCCCGATCTCGATATCCAACGCCCAGTCCTGTCAAAAAGCCTGTCACGTGAATACTACCTGGAAGCCTGTTCGGCGCTATGGAGCAAGGCGCGTGTGCAAGGACACGACGTCCTCTTCACCGGCATCGGTGGAGACGAGCTGTTTCCGAGCTATCTCGACGAAGTACAGAAGCAGGATCCGAGTACGACGGGAAGGGAGCACGAAGTCAGGCATTACGCCATGCAATTGCTCACGCCCCATGCGCGGAGCGCTGCCACCAGCCTTCGCAGCTTCGACGCGCCACCCAGTCCCGTCTCCTCCACAGCGCTGCTGGCACATGCCTGCCGTGCTCCTGATCTAGTGCGGCACGGGTTGTGGCCGGTCAATCCGCTGAGCGACCCTGGCCTCATCGCCTTCTGTCATCGACTGCCCCGCGAACATCGACAGGGCAGAGAGCTCATCCGGCAATATCTGCAAGCGCACTTGGGCGACGAGGTGTTTCCAAGTAACTACACCAAGGAAACCTTCGCCGGGGTTTTCCCGGAGCTGATTTCTCATCACGCTTCGTCACTTGCAGCGCAGCTGGGCGATTGCGCGTTAGCGGATCTTGGTTTGGTGGATCAGCGCGCCGCACTGAGCTTGCTCGAACTGGTGGCAGCCACGAAGGCTTCTGCACCCACCACCGCATTTACATCGTTTCTCTGGCTTGAACGGTGCGTGCGAGAGCTTCATTAA
- a CDS encoding ankyrin repeat domain-containing protein: protein MKVLPARPHLDHLKKQAKVLLDGFRLKDRDALERIRVALPVAANFNHEAIAQMDLRLHDAQSCIAREYGFASWMQLKEYVALAAATADAATRRHQWQLWTFGYGYQVAKPRLAERLLHDHPDVLAGNAVLACAVGDVATVKAAIAADPDWARTAHADNAMTPLVCATFSGLIALPGYAPGIRTCVELLLDAGADPNAVWIDPQLPGDPLSALYGAAGRNHDVVITRALLAAGANPNDNESLYHATEAADSTLTKLLLDAGAHVTGCNALFRALDMERPETLRLLLAHGGDPNEDGAHGFPLLHAIHRRRSPDIIGILLDAGANPSASTHHGVSAYRLAHCLGLTEVTERLLRAGAVADHRPGDAFLNACARADRAVVQAILAAEPDVIGKLSSRALRMLPDLAAAGCDDAVRVMVEAGWPITTRGGDIDGSALNQAVFRGNAALAAFLLAHGASYDERHGYNDNVYGTLSFASIAETTPGGDWLACAKALIDAGSPVPEERYDFPEDIAAYFQTLRDV from the coding sequence ATGAAAGTATTGCCCGCTCGTCCGCATCTTGACCATTTGAAGAAACAGGCCAAGGTCCTGCTTGACGGTTTTCGTCTCAAGGACCGTGACGCGCTCGAACGCATCCGTGTCGCGTTGCCTGTTGCCGCCAACTTCAATCACGAAGCCATTGCCCAGATGGACCTGCGTCTGCACGACGCGCAATCGTGCATCGCCCGCGAGTACGGCTTTGCCTCGTGGATGCAGTTGAAGGAGTATGTGGCGCTTGCCGCGGCGACAGCCGATGCGGCGACACGACGACATCAATGGCAGCTCTGGACCTTTGGCTACGGCTATCAGGTGGCCAAGCCACGACTCGCCGAACGCCTGCTACACGATCATCCGGATGTACTGGCCGGCAATGCGGTGCTCGCTTGCGCCGTCGGCGACGTCGCCACGGTGAAGGCAGCCATCGCCGCCGATCCGGATTGGGCCAGAACGGCCCATGCGGACAACGCAATGACGCCATTGGTTTGTGCAACTTTTTCCGGACTGATTGCGCTACCGGGATATGCACCAGGCATCCGCACTTGTGTCGAGCTGCTGCTCGATGCGGGAGCGGATCCCAACGCGGTCTGGATCGACCCGCAGCTCCCCGGCGATCCACTCAGCGCTTTATATGGCGCTGCCGGTCGCAACCACGATGTCGTGATCACACGCGCATTGCTGGCAGCTGGTGCCAACCCCAACGATAACGAGTCTCTGTACCACGCCACTGAAGCCGCTGATAGCACGTTGACCAAGCTGTTGTTGGATGCTGGAGCTCATGTCACCGGCTGCAACGCGCTGTTTCGCGCGTTGGATATGGAGCGACCGGAGACGCTGCGCCTGCTGCTTGCTCACGGTGGCGATCCCAATGAAGACGGCGCCCATGGGTTTCCTTTGCTGCATGCAATCCATCGTCGACGCTCGCCCGACATCATCGGAATCCTGCTCGACGCCGGCGCCAACCCTTCGGCAAGTACGCACCATGGCGTCAGTGCTTATCGCCTTGCCCATTGCTTGGGGCTCACCGAGGTAACCGAGCGTCTATTGCGAGCTGGGGCAGTCGCGGATCATCGCCCGGGCGACGCATTCCTCAACGCCTGTGCGCGTGCTGACCGTGCGGTGGTGCAGGCCATATTGGCTGCCGAACCCGATGTGATCGGCAAACTTTCATCCCGGGCCCTGCGTATGCTCCCTGACCTGGCTGCCGCCGGCTGCGATGACGCCGTGAGGGTAATGGTGGAGGCAGGGTGGCCGATTACGACGCGCGGTGGTGACATCGACGGCAGCGCTCTCAATCAGGCCGTGTTTCGAGGCAATGCTGCATTGGCCGCATTCTTGCTCGCGCATGGCGCGAGCTATGACGAGCGCCACGGCTATAACGACAATGTCTACGGCACTCTCAGTTTCGCCTCGATCGCGGAAACAACGCCTGGCGGCGATTGGCTGGCTTGCGCGAAAGCCTTGATCGATGCGGGTTCGCCCGTTCCTGAAGAACGTTATGACTTTCCCGAGGATATTGCGGCGTACTTTCAGACGCTTCGCGACGTGTAG
- a CDS encoding L-lactate dehydrogenase has product MIIANVDDYRKQCEARLPPFLYDYISGGSYQENTLRANMAELQATLLRQRVMVDGSHLNLSIDLWDQTMSMPIVLGHVGMAGMYSSRGEVKAANAAKAAGVPFTLSTMGVCDVNEVAQKTGVPPWFQLYMLKDRGFVKSVIERSVSAGSKVLVFTVDLATPGRRYSEVHDGMEKDPTLLGMLGFVAQGATHPRWALDIVTKGRPLKFGTVAEAMPKGVPYGKFVHDNFDASATWKDIEWIRSIFPGKIILKGILDPEDARRAIQTNIDGIVVSNHGGRQLDSVTSTIRALPKVVHAVQGRIPVFMDGGIRSGLDVLKALALGAKACFLGRAWAYALGAAGEPGVRDMLDILKEELRVGMILTGCSDVNRASPDLLLED; this is encoded by the coding sequence GTGATCATCGCGAACGTTGACGACTATCGCAAACAATGCGAAGCGAGACTGCCCCCATTTCTGTACGACTACATCAGCGGAGGCTCCTATCAGGAGAACACGCTGCGCGCGAATATGGCCGAGCTGCAAGCTACGCTGTTGCGCCAACGCGTCATGGTAGACGGGTCGCATCTGAACCTGTCGATCGACTTGTGGGATCAAACCATGTCGATGCCCATCGTTCTCGGACATGTCGGCATGGCCGGTATGTATTCGAGCCGCGGCGAAGTCAAGGCCGCCAATGCGGCGAAGGCGGCCGGCGTTCCCTTTACGTTGTCGACCATGGGCGTGTGCGATGTGAACGAGGTCGCGCAAAAGACAGGCGTACCGCCCTGGTTTCAGCTCTATATGCTCAAAGATCGCGGCTTCGTCAAAAGCGTGATCGAACGATCCGTTTCTGCCGGCTCCAAGGTACTGGTATTCACTGTCGATCTTGCGACCCCTGGGCGACGTTACAGTGAAGTACACGACGGCATGGAGAAAGATCCGACGCTGCTGGGAATGTTGGGATTCGTCGCGCAAGGCGCAACGCATCCTCGCTGGGCTCTCGATATCGTCACGAAAGGTCGGCCGCTGAAGTTCGGCACGGTGGCCGAAGCCATGCCCAAGGGCGTACCGTACGGGAAATTCGTACACGACAATTTTGATGCGTCGGCGACCTGGAAAGACATCGAGTGGATACGCTCGATCTTTCCGGGAAAGATTATCTTGAAAGGTATTCTCGATCCCGAGGATGCCAGGCGCGCGATACAGACGAATATCGACGGGATCGTGGTATCAAACCACGGTGGCCGGCAGCTCGATAGCGTGACATCGACGATTCGTGCCTTGCCGAAAGTTGTTCATGCTGTTCAAGGCAGGATTCCGGTGTTCATGGACGGCGGCATCCGTTCGGGCCTGGATGTATTGAAGGCGCTGGCACTTGGCGCCAAGGCGTGCTTTTTGGGACGAGCGTGGGCCTACGCGCTGGGAGCCGCTGGCGAACCCGGAGTGCGCGATATGTTGGATATCCTCAAAGAGGAGCTCAGGGTCGGCATGATTCTGACCGGCTGTAGCGACGTCAACCGAGCTTCACCGGACTTGTTGCTCGAGGATTGA
- a CDS encoding carbonic anhydrase: MTPDEALALLIEGNNAFLRDELRVPDLSAARRLSLAAGQAPFCAYVTCSDSRVPPELLFGRGLGELFIIRNAGNTVDTVAMGSIEYAVAELGVPLVVVLGHEACGAVKAAMSVVEKNARFPGAIDNMIEPIIPAVLEARLQPGDPLENAVKQNVRRVVEVLRKESDPIMLRPQQEKRLKVIGAYYHLDSGRVDFFDRV; this comes from the coding sequence TTGACGCCGGACGAGGCGCTGGCCTTGCTCATTGAAGGAAACAATGCCTTCTTGCGCGACGAACTGCGCGTACCGGATCTGAGCGCCGCACGGAGGTTGTCGTTAGCCGCGGGACAGGCGCCTTTCTGTGCCTACGTTACGTGTTCCGACAGCCGGGTACCCCCGGAGCTACTCTTCGGGCGTGGCCTGGGTGAGCTGTTTATTATTCGCAATGCAGGCAATACCGTCGATACGGTTGCCATGGGCTCGATCGAATATGCGGTGGCCGAGCTTGGCGTGCCGCTCGTTGTCGTTCTCGGTCACGAAGCCTGCGGCGCGGTCAAGGCCGCCATGTCGGTTGTCGAGAAGAACGCGCGATTCCCAGGCGCTATCGACAATATGATCGAACCGATTATTCCGGCGGTACTTGAAGCCCGCTTGCAGCCGGGCGATCCGCTCGAGAACGCCGTAAAACAGAATGTGCGTCGTGTCGTCGAGGTGTTGCGCAAGGAGAGCGATCCGATCATGTTACGACCGCAGCAAGAAAAGCGCCTCAAGGTGATTGGCGCCTATTACCACCTTGATTCCGGGCGAGTCGATTTCTTTGATCGAGTCTGA